One genomic region from Stackebrandtia nassauensis DSM 44728 encodes:
- a CDS encoding sulfotransferase family protein, producing MTRLDIIGASFGRTGTTSVRLALETLGFGPCHYMRHLFTDVEHARDWMWVADGNDPNWDVLLSGFASTIAWPASCYWRELAEAFPDAKVLLIDRDPVEWYGSVSRTLYRTRPRTAVEPRDKTIERLIWSGVFDGRFSDPQHAMDVYRAHRDEVRATIPADRLVDVDVAAGWPPLCEALGVAVPDEPFPHANSTGEYLDRARSAGAVPN from the coding sequence ATGACGAGACTCGACATCATCGGGGCGTCCTTCGGGCGCACCGGAACCACCTCGGTACGGCTGGCCCTGGAGACGCTGGGTTTCGGGCCCTGCCACTACATGCGGCACCTGTTCACCGATGTCGAACACGCGCGGGACTGGATGTGGGTCGCCGATGGTAACGATCCCAACTGGGACGTGCTGCTGTCCGGGTTCGCCAGCACGATCGCCTGGCCCGCCTCGTGCTACTGGCGCGAGTTGGCCGAGGCGTTCCCGGACGCGAAGGTGCTGCTCATCGACCGGGATCCGGTGGAGTGGTACGGAAGCGTCAGTCGCACGCTGTACCGCACCCGGCCGAGGACGGCCGTCGAACCCCGGGACAAGACCATCGAACGTCTCATCTGGAGCGGAGTCTTCGACGGCCGGTTCTCGGACCCACAGCACGCGATGGACGTGTATCGGGCGCATCGCGACGAGGTCCGCGCCACCATCCCCGCCGACCGGCTCGTCGACGTCGACGTAGCGGCTGGATGGCCGCCCCTGTGCGAGGCGCTGGGGGTCGCGGTTCCCGACGAGCCGTTCCCACACGCCAATTCGACCGGCGAATACCTGGATCGGGCCCGCTCCGCCGGGGCCGTCCCCAACTGA
- a CDS encoding class I SAM-dependent methyltransferase, which translates to METVPDLTVTSDTDPYGAVAGLYDWLHVGPGSTDLVSFFAELAPEGGTGLEIGPGTGRMTLAVAPRLSSLYCLERSAFMRTILLTKLASLPELREKVTVLDEAVPGFSLGRTFDYVYVSAVFEHVPPDARQALFAGLAEHLAPGGIVAMDMVEDEVIPRFAEREIRSVRQGDCRYTLSTAVTPVQPDLGQVRHVYRTYLNDELLTTHTVEREHHMHRPAAVFADLRAVGLEPVAGTALTKTGTPLDDKGTLVAKRV; encoded by the coding sequence ATGGAGACCGTGCCGGACCTGACCGTCACCTCTGACACCGACCCTTATGGAGCCGTCGCCGGGCTCTACGACTGGCTGCACGTGGGACCGGGATCCACCGACCTGGTGTCGTTCTTCGCCGAGCTGGCCCCCGAAGGGGGCACCGGGCTGGAGATCGGGCCGGGCACCGGACGGATGACACTCGCTGTGGCCCCGAGACTGTCCTCGCTGTACTGCCTGGAGCGCTCGGCGTTCATGCGGACGATCCTGCTGACGAAACTCGCGTCGCTTCCGGAACTGCGGGAGAAGGTGACCGTCCTCGATGAGGCCGTCCCGGGATTCAGTCTCGGGCGCACCTTCGACTACGTCTACGTTTCCGCCGTGTTCGAGCACGTCCCGCCGGACGCCCGCCAGGCCCTGTTCGCCGGGCTGGCCGAGCATCTCGCCCCGGGCGGGATCGTGGCCATGGACATGGTCGAGGACGAGGTCATTCCCCGGTTCGCGGAACGCGAGATCCGGTCGGTGCGGCAGGGAGACTGCCGGTACACATTGTCCACCGCCGTGACCCCGGTGCAGCCCGACCTGGGACAGGTGCGGCACGTGTACCGCACCTACCTCAACGACGAACTGCTGACGACCCACACCGTGGAGCGCGAACACCACATGCACCGTCCCGCCGCGGTCTTCGCCGACCTGCGAGCCGTCGGCCTGGAACCGGTGGCGGGCACGGCACTGACCAAGACGGGTACGCCGCTTGACGACAAGGGAACCCTGGTCGCCAAGCGGGTGTAA
- a CDS encoding aspartyl/asparaginyl beta-hydroxylase domain-containing protein has product MTTPSLEQRWESVPATAALDRVYDASLLAAEVNALREQTWKVQRSVGQDGVYGGAAIDWTILSLRSAGGDPARTDPGGAGPVDHADTPHLDRSPELAKVLRDIPTTLLAVRLMALGPGVEVKEHRDAKCGLPWGMTRLHIPVITNPGSFVVIEGRDYHWDAGRLWFGDFNRLHYVRNDGEEARIHLVLDCLVSPELLDLFPSEFRDALPERDVLVTRPNLPSPPVTRCRFRMPARFVEWSEEEPVAAIDELVDAEVVPGDDGPVLHVDGKPTFGLVHVGDDEFRFTGWSEERTVKLANGHVRCRTRLGERMSETVCLTELA; this is encoded by the coding sequence ATGACCACGCCAAGCCTGGAACAACGGTGGGAATCGGTGCCCGCCACGGCGGCGCTCGACCGCGTATACGACGCCTCGCTGCTGGCCGCCGAGGTCAACGCGCTGCGTGAGCAGACCTGGAAGGTGCAGCGTTCCGTCGGGCAGGACGGCGTCTACGGGGGTGCCGCGATCGACTGGACGATCCTGTCGTTGCGCAGCGCGGGCGGTGATCCGGCCCGTACCGATCCCGGCGGTGCCGGGCCCGTCGATCACGCCGACACCCCGCACCTGGACCGCTCGCCCGAACTGGCCAAGGTGCTGCGCGACATCCCGACGACGCTGTTGGCGGTGCGGCTCATGGCTTTGGGGCCGGGCGTCGAGGTCAAGGAACACCGGGACGCCAAATGCGGCCTGCCGTGGGGGATGACGCGGCTGCACATCCCCGTCATCACCAATCCGGGTTCGTTCGTGGTCATCGAGGGCCGCGACTACCACTGGGACGCGGGACGGTTGTGGTTCGGTGACTTCAACCGGCTCCACTATGTCCGCAACGACGGCGAAGAGGCCCGGATTCATCTGGTGCTGGACTGTCTGGTCAGCCCGGAACTGCTTGACTTGTTCCCGTCCGAGTTCCGGGACGCCCTTCCTGAGCGCGATGTGCTGGTGACCCGGCCCAACCTGCCGAGCCCACCGGTGACGCGCTGCCGGTTCCGGATGCCCGCGCGGTTCGTCGAATGGTCGGAGGAGGAACCGGTCGCCGCGATCGACGAACTGGTGGACGCCGAGGTGGTGCCCGGCGACGACGGCCCGGTACTGCATGTGGACGGTAAACCGACGTTCGGTCTGGTTCACGTCGGCGACGACGAGTTCCGGTTCACCGGCTGGTCGGAGGAGCGCACGGTGAAACTGGCGAACGGCCACGTGCGATGCCGAACCCGGTTGGGCGAAAGGATGTCCGAGACCGTCTGTCTGACCGAACTCGCGTGA